TTTTTTGCTGTTTCAAATGTAAAAGCAACATCCTCCGATGTTAAAGGCTCTCCGTCCGAAAATTTCACATCATCGCGGATCTCCACTGTATATTGTAATCCGTCACTGCTGACTTCAAGGTTTGCTGCTAAGTCGTTCTGAATAGAGAAATCTTTATCATATGTAAGCAATGTACTTTGAAACAGAGGAGACCCATACATGCCCCACCCGGTAGTCGGATCAAAACCTTCGTCTGTTTCACCGCCAATTGCCAGTATTAACTCATCTTTCCTGTCCGTTTTTTCATCCGGCCGGCTGCTGTCCTGATTGTTTGAACAAGCCCCCAAAACACTGATGAAAAGCAATAGACCAGATAGCCAAAGCTTTCTCATTGTTATCCCCCTAGTTATATCTATTGGTTTATGAAAATACGACAAAGTTCACAGTAAATTACCCGGCAACTCTTATAAATTGCCGGGCATTTTCTAGTACTTCCGCAGAAAGCTTGGTTTCGTCTGATGCCATTCATCACTGATTACGTGGTGGCATGCTGAGATTATCCGCTCTATAAGCTGTGTAAAATTCGCCATGATCCGGATAGTGAACCCGGGAACAGCAAGCCTGGATATTCCAAATGCAAAGTCCCCGTCCTCCTGCTGAATTCTTTCATACAAACGATCCAATAACTCATCACTCGTTTTTTCTCCAACCACAATAAATGAACCTAAATGAGTATATCCTTCCATAAATCCTAACTCGTTCATATTTTGAGATGCCGGATGTAGTTTAATATGGTCAAAAGCAACCAGCTGATTCTCCATATAAATCTTCGTTTTTAGACGAAGCATATCATAGCTGAATTTTTCCCCTTCCGGCGACCAGCCCGGAGTCAGGATCTCGGAATACAGCAATGTGGCCCCTTTTTCCATGTATATACTGTTTTTCTGATAGCATCTGGCATCTTTGTATGCAATGAGTGCATCGGGCAAGTACTCCAGATAACTGTCTTTTCCCATATGGAACACCGTTTCCTGATACACTTGCTCAGTGGGCGTTCTGTATACTTTCGTAGCCGACTGGGTCGTCAATGTCAGCTTCGCCTGTTCACCAAGCGTAACTTTCATGCGATACCGGTCTC
The Sporosarcina sp. P33 genome window above contains:
- a CDS encoding urease accessory protein UreD; amino-acid sequence: MSEWTGVLDLVMENRQGRSVAKSVYFQGAFKVMRPVYFNKNSYPCYYLLNPGGGYLDGDRYRMKVTLGEQAKLTLTTQSATKVYRTPTEQVYQETVFHMGKDSYLEYLPDALIAYKDARCYQKNSIYMEKGATLLYSEILTPGWSPEGEKFSYDMLRLKTKIYMENQLVAFDHIKLHPASQNMNELGFMEGYTHLGSFIVVGEKTSDELLDRLYERIQQEDGDFAFGISRLAVPGFTIRIMANFTQLIERIISACHHVISDEWHQTKPSFLRKY